In Paludibaculum fermentans, the genomic stretch CGTTCAAGTCGGCCTATGGCGTCTCTGCCGGTGAATGGCGAAACCGCAAGATCTGTCAAACGAATAGCAATCCGGGCGAAGCGGAAGGTGCTGTTTCCCTGGGATTCTCGAAATTGCCGGGCCCCTCGGGCCGCCATCAGGAGAATCCAATGACCACCGCTATCCTCGACGTTCACGTGCGCCGGCTCGCCCCCTTCACCATCGCCTACCTCCGGCACATCGGGCCCTATAAGGGCGACACGGACCTGTTCCGCCGCCTGTTTGGCAAGCTCTTCGCCTGGGCTGGCCCGCGCGGCCTCATGCCGCCTGGCTTTCGCTACCTCAGCCTATTTCAGGACAATCCCAACCTGACGCCGGCTGCAAAGCAACGGCTCGAAGTGGCATTGATAGTCCCCTCCGGAACTGCGCCCGGCGGGGAGGTGGGCATCAGAAAGGTGGAGGGCGGCCTCTACGCGACCGCCCAGGTTCGGGTCCGTTTGGAAGACTACGCCGCCCAATGGGATGCCCTCGTGGCGGACTGGCTGCCCGCCAGCGGCTACCAACCGGATCATCGCACCGCGATGGAGTTCTATCTGAACAATCCGGACACCGATCCGGAAGGCCGGTATCACATCGAGATCTGCCTGCCCGTGCGGCCGCTCTGATGCGGCGGTGGCGCCGTCGGCTCCGCGCCGACTATCCTGGGGACCTGGACTCCCATGCCCATCACACACGGATTCGCCCAAGCCAACGGCATCCGGATGCACTACGCGGAAGCAGGGACCGG encodes the following:
- a CDS encoding AraC family transcriptional regulator, translating into MSAGVSESTRREYAARMNRVVDHIQAHLDEPLDLERLAAVACFSPFHFHRLFSAWMGETLQSFVHRLRLERAAQLLVFDRLRGISGIALECGFSSASTFARAFKSAYGVSAGEWRNRKICQTNSNPGEAEGAVSLGFSKLPGPSGRHQENPMTTAILDVHVRRLAPFTIAYLRHIGPYKGDTDLFRRLFGKLFAWAGPRGLMPPGFRYLSLFQDNPNLTPAAKQRLEVALIVPSGTAPGGEVGIRKVEGGLYATAQVRVRLEDYAAQWDALVADWLPASGYQPDHRTAMEFYLNNPDTDPEGRYHIEICLPVRPL